The sequence ACTCTAATAAGCATATACATAACGTCAGTAAGACAACTTGGATATTTAATAGTACATAACTACTGCAAGGCAGGGAATAGAGGACAACATAATCTAACTATCTATAGCATTACAGCTGAAAAAAGTATCAGAGGACATTTCAGCAGTAATCTTAACTAATgcattaaacaaaaatgaaaacgGTAGCAGAAAAACATCGAGAAAATTGTGATCTCAGAATCTTTGCATTGTATCATTCAGGTTGATAACACTCTTATAACAGGGTCTTGTGCATAGGGAAGATCTGACATTTTAGGCCCAGAGTATGAAGGCTTGACCAGATCATCAGAGTTAAATATTCTTATCCAAAGATTGCAGTAAGTCAATGCACGCAGCTTGCTATAGAACAGTTAGAAATCTTACTAGATTACTTAAGAGTGCACAAGTCTCATGACAGCTATAATAAATATCTGAGGGGAGAAAAGCTTTGCcatgaaaaaacccaagcagcTTAGTTCTTCAAAACTGATATAGACTACTTCTTAGCTCCAAAAGTCTCCATAAATAAAAGTTTCTTAAAGGTTTCCTGAAGTTTAGCAGCCTCAAAGCACATTTTACCTGTGGGAACATGCAGAGCTACCTTGCAAAAGGATATCTGTCACTGACTTTCAGTGTGACCTCTGGCAACTCCCTTACTTTCAACACCACCAGGACAGTTAGCTAATGCTTACAATGTAGTTTAGAGATGtgctaaaaattattattaataaaactgaattggagccacccccacccctctAAACAGGCCTCTGCTGCATAATTGCttggaaaagcttttttctccctacCCAGATTTCTTGACTCTCCTTGTAGACTTCCTTTTCCTTGGTCTTTTCAAACAGAAGAACAACTCCTGGGCTAGATGAACATGCAAAGCCTTTGGAATAAGCTACAACTGCAGATATTTGAGGCAAAGAATCCTGTTGTGATCCATTATCTTCAGATGCCAGTCCACAAGGGACATCAGAAGAACTGCAAGCAGAAAACACATAAAGACTTAAGAATAAAgaaggacaaaacaaaaaatgtttatcAGCAGCAATCAGAATATTATAACCCATTCATAAACTGGACAAGAAAGAAATTAGTGAATGCAACTAATCTGCATGCACAAGCATGAAACTATTAGTAATAGTATTTAGCAGATTTACCTCTCATATTCTTCTGTTGTTGTATCTTCTTCTAGTTCCCTGGGTGGTTTTTTGTACTCTACACTTGTCTCCCAGTGCAGCTCTCCAGTTTCAAACAAGATAAGCTTGCCTGTGTCAGTGCCACATATAACTTCCTCCTCGGATAGCCAGGCATGGCACAAGTAGTTTTGTGGCTCTCCCTTCTGTAAATTCATCTGCTTCAAAGTTCCTTCACTGTacttaaaaagtttaaaaaagccATTTCCAGTGATACAAACCTGTGCATTGTCTCGAGGACTAAAGCTCACCTATGGaacaaaagggagagaaatTACATTACAAAACTATGTTCACAAATAAGCAAATATTATACTTGTTCTGAAGACTTTCAGCACcagatacagaaaaacaaacaagggaaGAAGGTTCATAGAAACATACAGGAGCAGAGAAGAGACTAAGAAATAACCATCATAACTACATTGCAGTTCTCCCCCTTTCAAAGATGTGTATATCAGTTTTACACAATGCTACAAATACATTTACTCTATTAAGCTAAGATGCTATCTGAATCACAATGCAATACCAAAAAGAAAGTTGTCTCTGCGCTCAGGATTAAATGACAAAAGTAAGGCCAAAATACCTCTTTACTGCTGATTAGCAAGTTTTCTGGCAGCAAGCTTCCTGAAAAGTGGGACCATTCATTCTTAAAGGCCAGgaataaattctgttttcaggCAAACCTTGCCCATTACGCATATTGATTCACACGATTAGGTGTTTATTGGTGAAAACAGCGGAATAGCCATCTCGACACCCAACATGAAGTTAGTTAGAcctcatttttcattcttaatgGAACTTTAGTCAGCAGTTGTCTTTACAGTCACTTTCCTCTCTTTAGGAATTGAGCTCATGAAGTCAGTAGCTCACCCAACCTCTGCTTGTAGCTGtaccatggaaaaaaatggcagcTAGGGTCCAACCAACCCATGTACTGGAAGCCTTTTACCTCCCCGCAAGAAAGATACTAAAAAAGGGCACCCAAAGCAGGATGCAGGAATTGTTTGAGTGCCATCAGCCTGCTCCTAGCCACTCTTCCTGGGTTACTCTTCTGAACTGTACATAGAACAGACTGCAGGAAGCAAAAGGTGCACGAACATGCCAAGAGCTTCCAAGATGTGTGTTACGCCTGCTGAGCACAGCCAATGCATTTAATGAGCGTTTCTGCAGGGACACAAGGGACACATTGCACACTCGCTGGCCAGTTGCACTGGCCCCATGCCATAGATGTCATGTGATATAAGAGAATCTCGTGTGATATAAGCGATATGGACATGAGAACGTCCATTACGGGGCAAAGCAAAAATTTATTTAGCCCAGTGTCCTATTGCTGAGGAAGGCCAACAGCAGGCGCCAGGAAAGGCCACAGAAACTACATAAAATCTACGGTGTGgagccctcccctccctctcttgCCCTGGAGAGAAGCTACGCGACCACAGGAAAATGTACTGCGCGCATATCCTGTAGACTGAATTTACGTGCTACCCGGTACCTGGTGAACTAAAGTTTGATCCTTTTCTCCACCTTTTTGAAACAGTGCGACAGGCTCCCGAAGAACCAGCCAACCGTGAATCACGATGCTAAAGACAAGCCGCAGAGGCGCCGGCCCAGCTCACTTCTGGAGGCAGGCGTGCGCACCCTCGTCCCCCGGCGAGGCCGGGGGGAgccggccgggcccggggctGGCTCGGGGAGCCCGTGAGGGCCGCGGCCCCTACCTGGCAGACGCCACTGCCCGGGGCCTCGAGGCGGACGGCCGCCATCAGCCGCTGCTTCTCCCACAGCCAGTAGGTGAGGTGCCCCTCGGGGGGGGCCGTGGCGGCCGCCAGGTACCGGCAGTCGGGGGAGAAGGCCAGGGACACCGCCTCCCGCGCCGGCAGCTCGGCGGCGGCCAGCGTCCTCCGCCGCCGCGCCGGCACCGACGACAGCTCGTAGACCGTCAGGACCGGCTGCTCCGCCACCGTCTCTGAGACGGCCAGGTACCGCCGGCTGGGGCTGACGGCCAGCGCCTGCACGCCCCGGCTCTTCTCTGTGCCTGCGGGGAGGAGAGGGGTCAGGGcagggcgggccggggccgggggggtcgGGGtcggccggggccggggccacCTGGGATGAACTTGTGCCATTTCTGCTCGAGGTGGAGCTGGAGGcagcccgcccccgccgcgtGCAGCACGACCTGGTCCTCCAAGAAGCAGACGCCGCCGGCCACCCGCGGCCGGCAGCCGAAGACGGCCACGGGCTGCGCCGTCACCGCCGACAtgctgccgccgctgccgccgtcGTCGTGGCAACCGCGGCCCCGGCACCCccggaagcggcggcggcgcgcgcACGCGGCCggaagcggcggcggcagcagcatgGCGCGGCGCGGTTCCCTCTCCGACTCCGGGTCGGACTCCGGCTCGGAGGACTCGTCTCTCTCCGACTCGGAGGTGAGCCCGCGGCCGCGGTGGCGAGACCTCCCCCGGTAGCCGTGGGGTAAGGCCGCCCGGTGTccccccgccggcggcgcgGTCTGACCGTGGCCTCTCCGCAGCTCCAGGAGGCCTTCTCGAGGGGAGCGCTGAAGCCGGGGCTCAACGTGGTGCTGGAGGAGCGGCCGAAGCGGCGCAACGACGCGGTGAGCGGGGCCCGCGGGGCGGGACGGCGCCTTCCCGGGGCAGAGGAGCCCCcgccggggctggggccgcGGAGgtcggggcagggcagggcaggcctcCAGGGCTCCTGCACCGCTGCGGTGATTTGGGGTGTCACCCCGCGGCCGTGGGGCAGCGGCAGCCCACGGTGTGACCTGGACGTTCAGCCGGGCCGGCCTTGGGGAGGTGGTTCTGTGCGGTGGCGGGCAGAGGTGTGCTTCTTCCGCAGGACGGCCTGAAGCAGTGTCTGTCCGAATTGAAGCAGCAGCTGGCCTGGGTGGAAAGGCTGGATGTGACTTCGGGCCAGGTCGTGGACCCTGCCTCACAGAGTGCGCCTAACAAGGATGCTGTTGATCCTGAGAATGATTTCCAGAGAGAGATGAGCTTGTAAGTGTCCAAAAGGGAGATTTCTTGTAGGGTGTCGGCATACTGCTGCGTGCTTGGAGGCGTGTTTTGCAGGTGTGCTGCAGACTGCCACACTGGCTGTCACCGGTATCGGGTTGCTCTTGGGCCGTGTATTTTACATTTGATGGCTCTGAATGTTTTCCAGAATAACTACAAATTAATGGTAGTATATTTAACTTGTCTTGTGACTGGAAATAAATCATTTCCCTCCTTGCAGCAGACTTCCATCCTTTGCTGAAaagttgattttaaaagttcctTGGTTGCAGCACGATGGCTTTAACACAGGATATGGGGTTTTCTTTGTGGATTTCTTTTGGGATTATTACAGTTCTCTTGTTTTGCCTTGCCTTTTATAATCCAGCATATAAAACTGTAACTGGAAACTAGATAAATGTATATGTGCAAGATATAAGAGCTGGTGCTGTGCTGTCTTCCTAGTTACCGGCAGGCTCAGGCAGCGGTCCTGGAAGCCCTACCTAGGTTGCGTAAGCTCCAAATTCCTACTAGAAGGCCAGATGATTACTTTGCAGAGATGGCCAAGTCAGACCAACAGATGCAGAAGGTATGTGCAGTGAATAGTGGCTTGCTTTCCTGTGTTATGTGTTGGTTTCAGCTGGTGTTAGGGATTAACTTTGTGTGATGTGTGAATACTTACCTTCATCTCTTTGACAAATGTCTGTGACAATGTTTGTGTTTGAAATGTTGTTTGTGGCAGGAAATTCTTCCTGTTTAGGTATTTCAGTGCAATGTGGGGATTTCCGTAATAGGTTGGAACATAAAGTAGAAAAGCAGGATTCATATTCTGTCCTGAATGTATTTAATACCAAAAACGGAGACTTTTTCTCCATATGTGTGACAGTGGTTGTAAAGTTGGCTGTGGTTATGTTCTTTGGCCTAAGACTTGCAGTCAACTGTAGCATTAACGTGAtcctttttccttgtttatcACCCTTTGTTTATACTTAGTGTGTTTTGGTTCTCTGTGATTTTAAACTGTGTGTTACTGAATTAATCTATCATGGGTAGTAAGTCGGATTTGTGTAGGAAATAAGAATTTCACAAACTTACTTCTTGATTGTGGTCTTTGTTCAAAACGGAACCctaatttttgttttagttttggaaaaaaggcTGCATTGTGTAAGTTAAACGAACATGAGCTGGAGTCTAATTTGGAGGTTCATGTATGACTTGGTCACTGTTTTGATGGCTGATAGAGTCTTCCTAGAGAAGATGAAGATTAATAATTAGCTTGTGCTGAGGCTTAAGTCAATTCTGCACGTTACCGTTACCTTCTTTTGCTGGCTTCTGTTTGAAGAACAGAGTCTTTAATCTTCTAGTGGAGTCACAGACTGAAGGCAGATGATCTGTGTTGAAATCTTTGTAATCCCTTGTTATGTGGCATCCTTATAGAAATGTTTGTGAACAAGAAGGgaatgaaaaacatgttttctatgGCATGGAAGGGTTGTTGACTCTTCTTCAGTGCTTTACTTTTAATAATGACAAGAAAGAAACTCAGGTCTTCTATGTACAACTGAGTAGACTGACAAGATGTGACAAGATACTCTTATTTAGCAGTTCTGTTAGGGCCCATTATAAGGCTTTGTCTTGTCCCTGTGtgagttttgtctttttaaccAGATTTTGGGTACAGATCAGTTCAGAAGTTTCTGTAATAACTGTTCCAGCCTTGAGTTGAAAGAACATTTTGCCTTATGAACCATTGTCTGATTGAGAGATGTTTTCGTTTTTCCACTCATTAATAGTTCACATAATTATTGACTTCAGGACTGCACAGCAATCATAAAAttctcatattttcttttgtgttactgataatttttttttctatccccTAATAAGATTCGACAGAAGCTTAAGAGTAAACAGGAAGCAATGGAGAGGTCTGAGAGAGCGAAACAGCTCCGTGCAATGAGAAAATACGGCAAGAAGGTGAGGAGGAGCTACAAAAGGGATAGACATCCATCTATGACAAGAATCTGGAGACTGAGTGAGGAGCTTAGAAAGTGAGACCACAGGAGGCTGGCTAAGATATATGGAATCTGTCTAGTCTTCTGTCTAGCTGCTTTAAAGGAAGACAGAGTAAAAGATGGgatacctaaaaaaaaaaaaaaaaaacccaaacaaaaaaccccacaaaaacaaaaggaaaaaaaaaggtatgggACACTAAAAGGCACAACACTAACATTCTGTTTCTAATCTCAGGTGCAAACTGAGATTCTGCAGAGgagacaaaaggagaaaaaaaatatattgaatgCAGTCAAGAAATACCAGAAAGGTAAAGCTAACTTGTCTAAGAGAGCGCATGTATAATAGGAATAGCGATGTGTGAGCAGTGTAAGGCAGTGTGATGTGTTTTGTCAATCTGTAGTGCTGGGCAGTAAGCTtgaaaggctgctgctgtgcaaaaTCATGTGCCAGTGGTAGTGAAAATCCTCCCAAGTAGCTGTTCTTCAGTGAGGGTGACTTGTTGCTATGActtgttgtcctggtttca comes from Haliaeetus albicilla chromosome 8, bHalAlb1.1, whole genome shotgun sequence and encodes:
- the EBNA1BP2 gene encoding probable rRNA-processing protein EBP2, producing the protein MLPPLPPSSWQPRPRHPRKRRRRAHAAGSGGGSSMARRGSLSDSGSDSGSEDSSLSDSELQEAFSRGALKPGLNVVLEERPKRRNDADGLKQCLSELKQQLAWVERLDVTSGQVVDPASQSAPNKDAVDPENDFQREMSFYRQAQAAVLEALPRLRKLQIPTRRPDDYFAEMAKSDQQMQKIRQKLKSKQEAMERSERAKQLRAMRKYGKKVQTEILQRRQKEKKNILNAVKKYQKGLSDKLDFLDEEQTSSQGNKKGSASQRIKKGPNAKRRYKNQKFGFGGKKKGSKWNTKESFNDVSSFRSKVAHNKGPGKSGKGGKKALNKRPGKRARQKMKSRAR